The genomic region TTTCATTAAATCAAGATTAGAAggaattttatttttaatactatgatcatataaatatttagaATCTGTTTAGTAAAATGAGTTCAGCAAAATCGTATAAATGggtaattattatttttttcttttttaaatttatgtTATGTGTTAATATAagtgatatatatatatatatatatatatatatatatatatatatatatatcagaagtgcttatataataatatatgaaattgcatatatctatataaattcatctgatggaaatatatatatatatatatatatatgtatatatatttttgtgtgttcttcatttttctttgatttgatttaattttttttttttttttttttttttagtacTTGGAAAACGGTTGTGAAATTGTCCCACTGAAAAGAGCCTGCAATAGGGATTATGATTATTCACTTACTGTGTTGGATATTCAAGCTGATTTTTCTGAATTTTTAGTTGAAgagaataatattataagtaatgataaaataGTGAAGGCAGATGAAAGCATATTTAGTATACAGAAGAAACAATTTCTTCATAAagatatgaatattttgGAAAGAGAAAAGTATGTATACGAAATTGATCATTTATGGGCTTATATAGAATGGCATTATAACTTTGAGGATGAAATACgattacaaaaaaatttagtaagtaacataaataaattaaaaaaggtacctaaattatatgtttcAGCACATATAATTGAAGGTGTTATTAATGAGATGTCTAAAAATGAgaatatttgtatattaaaatatacgACGTTTTCTAgtttttatgaaaaatataaaaacgaattagataatataaagatgaaaaataaaaacagtatatataatgtgtgtaattatatatatgaagtTTGTGATATTGCAGATAAATCTCTTCTTTTTGCAACTAGTCCTATAATTAATACTACTAtgaaaaatgtattaaGTATAACAAAAAGTGGGAAGAAGAGGGAAGATTTTAATGAAGAAGCAGAAAAGGAAATTATAACTGAAGATGAAATATGGcaaatttatttatctaaaaaaataaaatgtattaatGATCAATGGTTATTAATTTGTATTAATCAGGAATTAAagagaataataaaagaatcTGGTGatctatattttaaaatgtttaaTAGGTATATAAAGGAATATAatgattttataaaaagtcatgaatataatacatcagaaaaaaagaatgacatgaataatatgaatattaaaaataataatgtttcaaaaaatgatagtaataatattaatagaaagagtaatatatttttaaaaggaacacaaaaaaatatattcgaagtaaatcatataaatcatCACCTAAACAATGAAAAGttgaagaaatataaagtaaatttaattttttcagaaaataaagatattaattttattttatataaattatgttTAAATTTGGGTAAATTTAATGATGCAGTTTTGTGTACCAAAAATAAAacttataatattttaatgaatGATATCGATGGAACATTAGCTATATGTCTTCAATCATttatttcaaaatattatagaaACAATTCTATGGATAATTCTGACAATATGGCTAGTAACAGTACAGCTAGTTGTAGTGTTAACGATAATTATAATGCAATAAGCACAACTAATTTTTCAGATGACATGGATGAATTGATAAAGAATCTTTCTATTATGGGTTTGTGTAAAGAGAAAATAGTGTTAACAGAAAAGGCAACAATATTTAATAACATTGAATTATTGTATTCATACTATCTTATAGTTCAGAACGAAGCTTTAGACAATGATGATGCAAAAAGTGgattaaatatacaaaataatgtagataataatgaaaacaattatgataataatgatgatggGATTATATACTTTAGTAAGAAAGCTCTTTTTGAAAATTTACAATTTTCAAATGAAGAAATTAGTAgttatttattacatttacAAAAATACAGTACGAAtaatttgatatatatagaaaataaaggATTTAGATATATCAAAAGTGAAATTATTTACGAATTCCTAGTTAAACTTATTGAATTAATTAGTATTAATGATGAACTGTATGAAAATCAATATGTTCAAAGAAGTCATATGGAAAATTGTGCTTTTAGTAAATATCAAGaagatttatataaaaatgtaagGAAAAGGTATGGAATAAGCTTTACAAATTTGATGGGTATaatttatgaaaatatgcatgaatttgaatttttaaataaaaataaaatacctatagaaaaatatgttattttaCAATTGTGTTGGAAATGTTGTGATATTGAAAATAATcattttgaatattttaatatctattataattattatttcttttatgaatatttaaataaatcatCTAATGAATTATCATTTGAGAATATATTTGAAGAATATCTAGAATTTTTAAAGAAcgatatatatattgatgaaactattatatattttaatttgt from Plasmodium reichenowi strain SY57 chromosome 8, whole genome shotgun sequence harbors:
- a CDS encoding hypothetical protein (conserved Plasmodium protein, unknown function), which gives rise to MSSAKSYKWYLENGCEIVPLKRACNRDYDYSLTVLDIQADFSEFLVEENNIISNDKIVKADESIFSIQKKQFLHKDMNILEREKYVYEIDHLWAYIEWHYNFEDEIRLQKNLVSNINKLKKVPKLYVSAHIIEGVINEMSKNENICILKYTTFSSFYEKYKNELDNIKMKNKNSIYNVCNYIYEVCDIADKSLLFATSPIINTTMKNVLSITKSGKKREDFNEEAEKEIITEDEIWQIYLSKKIKCINDQWLLICINQELKRIIKESGDLYFKMFNRYIKEYNDFIKSHEYNTSEKKNDMNNMNIKNNNVSKNDSNNINRKSNIFLKGTQKNIFEVNHINHHLNNEKLKKYKVNLIFSENKDINFILYKLCLNLGKFNDAVLCTKNKTYNILMNDIDGTLAICLQSFISKYYRNNSMDNSDNMASNSTASCSVNDNYNAISTTNFSDDMDELIKNLSIMGLCKEKIVLTEKATIFNNIELLYSYYLIVQNEALDNDDAKSGLNIQNNVDNNENNYDNNDDGIIYFSKKALFENLQFSNEEISSYLLHLQKYSTNNLIYIENKGFRYIKSEIIYEFLVKLIELISINDELYENQYVQRSHMENCAFSKYQEDLYKNVRKRYGISFTNLMGIIYENMHEFEFLNKNKIPIEKYVILQLCWKCCDIENNHFEYFNIYYNYYFFYEYLNKSSNELSFENIFEEYLEFLKNDIYIDETIIYFNLFKLHNIMSLNILRSSGQVVIHSDKLFTFDMDIFTYIKYIDDNFKNFNSSLMDKIIQTFIKSYQFFLDFGYDKNGTNEKNNMHHNNNNNNNNNNNNNNNNNNNNNNNNNNNNNNNNNNNNNNNNNNNNNNNNNNNGDGSLIDNELINTDIYKDRVLFRNNILLNVNNINHICNDNYMFEYFIVVKYYYSDNSFALLEKKLKKFIKTTEEEFMQTYENSTDKYDMHTKFKSNWDNIKSNYCLNYKIFKYQTTSFPHIRLNNNYNDLLNLVYTPLSLHCSIFRENVIYNKKRNTFQLIPSFLLKNNLRSCLTALFTFKNSYYAQEFYPFLNPLLNNKDLIGTIAVPPLRHCRTMLVEKENENNVEFIETKNIVLSTLNNDIKNYKMGRENNNKIVETLCKLYNCNLPVNNFST